ACCTCTAGAGCTTTCCTCATGCACAAAACAATTGCACATTTCAGCTCCAATTGCGCACAAATGCACAATTGAAATGTTTGatattcttctcttttttttccattttcttttgttagACGTAACGAGGTAGAATCATCtgagtataatatataaatccataTCTAGTTTAATTGAGCAGATTAATTGTTGCTACTATATGAAATcatcattataaataatactgCCAAAAACAAATGTTATCAATTGGCATCATCGGAAACAGAGCTGCCAATCACAAAATTCTGGAGATGCATATTGTATCTAAGGAAAACCATATCCCTTAGCCACTTTTGCTCATCTTCATTCCCTCCCTTGGTCAAAAGTGTCTCTGCCAAGCTTCTCCTGAGCTGATACCTGGCTGCACCGTCGCACGTCTGGCTCAGCAATCGAATCACCCGCCTCTGCAACTCCGGGCATTCCCCGGCATATCTCGACCACCAATGAGCTACAACAAAACACCAGTTTAGTAGAAAGAATGACATGTATATGACTACTATAACATGAGCGAGTGATAATTCACCGGGAGAAAGATTCGATCTTCGTTCTTCAGGAACTCCGGCAGCCATGCCACCTCTGCCGGTTCTGTACAGCTCCATCTGGACAACCATCTGATCCTGCATACGGAAATCAGCAGCCGAGCGAACAAGGAAGCAGGACATGCCGGTGACAACTTCAGAATCGACATACGCGTCGCTCGTGTAGAAAAGGTTGGGGTTAAAGTAGTAGCCCGCAGAGTGGAGAGGGCCGTAGAGGCACTTATTCCAAACATCGTCGATTGCATCCCAAAATGGCATGTATTCAGATTTCTTCTTGAGCCCCTCCTTGATGGTCTCCTTCGCCTGATCAATGGTCTCGTATATATACCCCATGTGGACCCTTCCACTGTTGTCCATCCATTCTATCAGGCGCACGACAGGTATAGCGCCATTCAGAATAGTCGTGGCCCCTCTCCAGAACGAACGATCCGCCAGCACCTCACTCGCTTTTCTTCCCTCCACGGTTGCCATCAAGTTCGAGCTTTGAGAATGAGAGGCGGAGAACATTTTCTTCAACGCTCCCTTCTTTATCACGATATTCTCGACCATCAGGAAGGGCCTCATTATACTCATCCTCGAAGAATCAACCAGGCCGCTCCCATTCGTCTGGTCTTGCACATACTTTAGAGCAACCGGGTGGTTGTGGACAAAGCTTGAGATGATCTTCGCCTTCTCCAACGTCTCGTGGATGACATCCATCGTTGCCAGATTCTCCAAAATAAGCTCAATGCAGTGAGAAGCACTCACTGTCCAAAAGATTGGCCGATATCTCTCCATGAGCTGCCTACCGGCCTCCATCATGAAGGCCGAGCTCGAGTATGTGACTATTTGAACAACGTTATGGAGTCCAACGTCCGCCAGAACCCTCGCTAGGAACGTCTGCATAGCCTCCATGTTTCCAACACAATCAGTTATGTCGGACGAGGAAAGGTACACAGTACCTTTGGGGGAGTCGACCAAAACATTCACAAAGGTCCGGTCATTGGCATACGTCCATCCATCGAGCAAGATGCTACAGCCAGTGACTGCCCACGATCTTTTGATCTCATCCACGCGTGAGGTCGCTTCCCTCATCACATCCCTGAATATCCACCCATTCAACTCCTCGACAGTAGGAGCTTGACACTGAATCCCCCTTCGAGAGAATAGGGAGATCATGCTCTTAAAGCTTGTTGAACTGGCTGCATCAAAATCCAGCCCGTTCTCGTAAAAGAATCTGCCTATGTGCAGTTTGAACTCTTTGTTCAGAGAATCAGCACTGGCGGTGGACGGAGCGAGGTAAGACGTAGACTCCACCGCGATGATTTGCGACAATGCACTCCTATACTGCCTCTCGTCAATAGGTCCCTGTCTCAAAGGAAGCGCTCTTCTATCCATCTCACTGTACTGATATATGTTCTCTTTTCACAGAAAACTAGTTTGATTTTCGAGAATATTCTTCACCTTCTGCACCTACCAAGAGCATCAGTTGATGTTATATAATCAAGATGAACTTGATGTGCACTGTTGTGCAGCATTTATGAGACATTTCATAATAAGAGTAATtaagagtataatttatataaataaacatcAGAAAACATAacattagtactatatatcaACAACACAATGAAGCTCAAAAAGTATAAATCTTGAATTCCCCTGGATGAAGAACTGGATATGAATATAAGCTACAACTCTAAATAATCCAGCAAAATTTTAGTATCATTCACCCTTGTCAAGTTCTAAAATAACCGACTTTGAAATGTCAAAAAACACAAGGAATAAAAACATCTAAAAGtgatagtaattttttaaaaaagaagtaaaaaattcaaattcagcACAAAAAAGTGCATACTCAGTGCAAAACCAGGACAACCTTGTGAAAAAAATGGTGTTTTATTTCAGATGCgaaattacaaaacaaaaagttCAACTCTTTCATCAAACATCTTTCCGCCGGAACGCCGCCATCAAATCAAAGCAACATTTGGGCctttatcacaaaaaaaaaaaaaaaactaatgcTCCATTTTGCacaagaagagagaaaagaaaaacttaGAAAAACCCCATGAATCAAACGTAGGAACGAAGAATTTAGCCAAAAAAGGTTAGAAACAGAAGGGCTCACCCTTTGCTTTGCATGAAGTTCTTGGTTTTGGTTGCAACAGAATGAATGAGGAAATGGAGGGGAAATAATGTTAGAGAAGAAATCGAAAGAGGGAGAAGGGGTGGGAATCGTGCTCTGCTCTAGTCCTACAACAATGGCGTATCGCTCACACTCTCAGAGCATGTACCTTGGGTcgtttggtttttttttttttttttttctgtattttctattttgggataTTAGTGcaataaatggagtaatattaaGTATTAACCATTAGATTCGAGTCGAGGTGAGTTGAGTTTGACTTAGGCGAGGTTGAGTTTGAATCGGACCATTAAATAGAGTAAATGATTCGATTCGAGTCGTGCTGAGTTGAGTTTGACTTAAGCGAGACTGGGTTTGAATCGGACCATTAAATAGAGTAAATGATTTGATTCGAGTCGTGCTGAGTTGAGTTTGACTTAAGCGAGGTTGAGTTTGAGTAATGATTCGAGTTGAGTTTAACTCGTGCGAGGTTGAGTTATGATTCGAGTTGAGTTTAACTCGTGTGAGGTTGAGTTATGATTCGAGTTGAGCTGAGTCTAGTTTAACTCGTGCGGGTTGAGTTTGAATCGTGCTGTTAAAAACAGTGTAAATGATTCGAGTTAAGCTAAGTTGAGTTAAAATAGTGCGAGTTTGCGTGTTTTTGATAGAGTCAACTCAGCTTATTTAGTCGCCAATAATTAAAGCGGGCCAATGCATAGGTGAAAAAGATTCGAATACAAACACGTTGAGTCGGACTTGAGTTGTAATCAACGAGTTTTATCATGTGACTCACAAAATCCGGCTAGATCTAGAAATTATGAAATCCTAGGTATAATCGTAAAATGAATCGTGTATACATTTCATATAAACACGAAATCAAAATAGACGATAAAGTAATCGGAAGACCTGAAAATAAAGGtatggttttaaaaaattcccTAAACAAGATCTGCAAGATGAAAAACTTGTTGCTTTGATCTTCAATCCATTTAAAGTGAATTTACTCAAGCAAATTTATAACAATCTTATACAAAAATAGTGTTTTATTTAAGATACGAAAtcacaaaaagagaaaaaaaaaacacaaatcttTCGCAACTCATTTT
The genomic region above belongs to Salvia hispanica cultivar TCC Black 2014 chromosome 3, UniMelb_Shisp_WGS_1.0, whole genome shotgun sequence and contains:
- the LOC125215513 gene encoding uncharacterized protein LOC125215513: MDRRALPLRQGPIDERQYRSALSQIIAVESTSYLAPSTASADSLNKEFKLHIGRFFYENGLDFDAASSTSFKSMISLFSRRGIQCQAPTVEELNGWIFRDVMREATSRVDEIKRSWAVTGCSILLDGWTYANDRTFVNVLVDSPKGTVYLSSSDITDCVGNMEAMQTFLARVLADVGLHNVVQIVTYSSSAFMMEAGRQLMERYRPIFWTVSASHCIELILENLATMDVIHETLEKAKIISSFVHNHPVALKYVQDQTNGSGLVDSSRMSIMRPFLMVENIVIKKGALKKMFSASHSQSSNLMATVEGRKASEVLADRSFWRGATTILNGAIPVVRLIEWMDNSGRVHMGYIYETIDQAKETIKEGLKKKSEYMPFWDAIDDVWNKCLYGPLHSAGYYFNPNLFYTSDAYVDSEVVTGMSCFLVRSAADFRMQDQMVVQMELYRTGRGGMAAGVPEERRSNLSPGELSLAHVIVVIYMSFFLLNWCFVVAHWWSRYAGECPELQRRVIRLLSQTCDGAARYQLRRSLAETLLTKGGNEDEQKWLRDMVFLRYNMHLQNFVIGSSVSDDAN